The nucleotide sequence CTAATTGCTGTACTAAAGCCTGTATATTTGTTGGGGGAACCGAACGAGAACGACCGTTTGGGTTAGAGGCTTGATAGGCTTTGATGACTACTTTAAAATTGATAGGAATCAGAAGAGAGACTAATTCTTCCAGGACTAATTCTTCCAGTGAGTCCTCTTTTGGCTTGAGTTTCTCAATTTCTTGCTTAAGTTGGTCACACTGTTGGGCAACCTGCTCCATCTCCTGTTTACAGGAAGTTTGCTGCCGTTCAAGTTGCTGGCGTTTTGCTCGATTATTTTCAGTGCTAATGTCTGAGGAGATTGCCTCATAATCAGCAACTAACTCGTCTAAACGCTTCTCGCACATTTCAAGCTGTTTGAGCTTAATTTCGTACAGTCTGCTCACTCTACCTTCCCAATCCATCAAGCTCTGCTGCTACCTTATCCAGATCTTCAGCGATCGCAGTCAGTTGTCGATCTAGGGCATTGCGCTCCACTAAATTAGTCGTATATTCCCGCTGTTTAGCCAGGGCTTCGTAGTCGGATGCCAGATTATCGAATCGCTGTTGCAAACTTCTTTCTTTGATCTGCTTTACTCGACTCAGAGCGCTGGGAAACGCTTTAGACTCTGCTACCACCTGACCGCTTGCTGCTGTCACTTTGGCAACCTCTGTTCCCGGAAATCCAGGTTTCTGGTCTGGTTTTACCCGTGATTTCAAAGAACTCAGTAAAGCTTGCTCAGCATCTGCTTCCGACAACCCCACCAGATCTACATACACAATTGATCGCAACATTCCCTCTGGCTTGCACTCCTTCACCCGCACCGGAATCAGGGTTCGTTCTAAGGATTGGGGATCTTGAGCAAACGCCGCTGCCCACTCTGGCTGGGTATAGGACGACTTGAGATAGGACTCTGATAAAACCGCGATCGTCTTCTGACTCTCCGCCGCTGCCCGTTGCATATCCAGCACAAAATTGCCACCCGGTCGAAAGTCCCAGGCTTGAATCACCACCGAATACCCGGCCTCTTCCAGGG is from Leptothermofonsia sichuanensis E412 and encodes:
- a CDS encoding TIR domain-containing protein, with the protein product MVGRLLPVMPGEETAGDPVFHPASMGEAMKDFFISYNRADKQWAEWIAWTLEEAGYSVVIQAWDFRPGGNFVLDMQRAAAESQKTIAVLSESYLKSSYTQPEWAAAFAQDPQSLERTLIPVRVKECKPEGMLRSIVYVDLVGLSEADAEQALLSSLKSRVKPDQKPGFPGTEVAKVTAASGQVVAESKAFPSALSRVKQIKERSLQQRFDNLASDYEALAKQREYTTNLVERNALDRQLTAIAEDLDKVAAELDGLGR